CTCCGAACGAGGAAGAGCGGTGATCACGCGATGAAGGCGGTGCGGTTCCACGAGTACGGCGGGATCGATGTCCTGCGGGTGGAGGAGGTGGAGCGTCCGGTGCCCGGCCCTGGGCAGGTGCTGGTCGAGGTCCGCGCGGCCGGGATCCAGCCCGGTGAGGTCCATATCCGCGCCGGCGAGCTGCACGAGCGCTGGCCGGCGACGTTCCCCTCCGGTCAGGGCAGCGATCTGGCCGGCGTCGTGGTGGAGCTCGGCCCGCATGTGCGCGGCGCCAGAGTGGGAGACGAGGTCCTGGGCTTCACCCACGCACGGGCGAGCCACGCGGAGTACGTCGTGGTGAACGACGTGAACCTGACCCCGCGTCCGGAGGGCCTGTCCTGGGACGCGGCCGGGTCGTTGTACGTGGCCGGCACGACCGCGTACGCCACCGTGTTCGCGGCCGACCCCGGACCGGGCGACACGGTCGTCGTGTCCGGTGCGGCGGGCGGCGTCGGGTCCCTCGCGGTGCAGCTCGCGCGGCGGCGCGGCGCCACGGTGATCGGGCTGGCGAGCACGCCGAATCACGCCTGGTTGAAGGAGCACGGCGTCGTCCCGGTCGAGTACGGGGAGGGCGTGGCCGGACGGATCCGGCAGGCCTCGGGCGGGACCGTCGACGCGTTCATCGACACGGTCGGCAACGGCTACGTGGAGCTGGCGGTGGAGCTGGGCGTACGACCGGCGCGGATCGACACGATCCGCGACTGGCAGGCCGCGGCCAAGGTCGGTGCGCGGACCGACGGAGAAGGCGCGGCGGCCTGCGCGGTCGTGCTCGGCGAGCTGGCCCGGCTCGCCGCACGCGGGGACCTCGAGGTGCCGATCGCCCGCACCTACCCGTTGGAGCGGGTGCGGGACGCGTTCGGCGAGCTGGAGCGGGGACACACCCACGGCAAAATCGTGCTCCGCCCTTAGGACCTGTCCCGAAGTCCTCGGTATCGGCATGGAGCCCACCCGCATGGAGCCCACCCGCATGGAGCCCACCCGCATGGAGCCCACCCGCATGGAGCCCACCCGCATGGAGCCCACCCGCCCGGGGGGTGCCATCCCACTCACATTGTCCAGCCGGAACAGCTGCGGGTGGAAGTAGAGCGAGATTCTGTGGATAACCCCGGGGGTGGCGCCACCCAGGCGCCACCCCGGGCCGCGCCACACGGCACAGGGGGCGCCACACGGCAACAGCATGACCAGGAGAAAGACCCTAGGCGTCCCGCCAGAGGGGGGTACTGCGGGGGCCCGTACGGGGTCCGGGCCTGCGGCCGTCAGGTGTTGGCCGGCAGGTCGGTGCCCGCGCCGCGGCGGCGGAGGGTGACCAGGTCCTGGCGGGCGTCGGGGAGGGTCTGCTCGTCGGCCCCCTCGACGACGAAGCCGGCGTCGGCGATCATCTGCAGGTCGTCGGCTCCGGGCTGGCCTTCGCTGGTGAGGTAGTCGCCCAGGAAGATCGAGTTGGCCAGGTGCAGGGCCAGCGGCTGGAGCGTTCGCAGGTGGATCTCCCGGCCGCCCGCCAGCCGTACCTCCACGTCCGGGAAGACGAACCGGAACATCGCCAGGATGCGCAGGCACCGCTGCGGGGTCAGATCCCACCGGCCGGCCAGGGGTGTGCCCTCGAAGGGGATCAGGAAGTTCACCGGCACCGAGTCGGGGTCCAGCTCACGCAGGGCGAACGCGACGTCCACGATGTCCTCGTCGGTCTCGCCCATTCCGAAGATCGCGCCCGAGCACGGGGACAGCCCGGCCTGCTTGGCCTCGTTCACCGTCCGTACCCGGTCCTCGAAGCCGTGGGTCGAGCAGATCTGCCCGTAGTTCTCCTCGCTGGTGTTGAGGTTGTGGTTGTAGGCGTCGGCGCCCGCCTCGCGTAGCCGTTCGGCCTGGCCCGGCTTGAGCAGGCCCAGGCAGACGCACACCTCGACCTCGGGTGCCGTGCCTTTGATCGCGGCGACGGTGTCCGCCACCCGGCTGATGTCGCGGTCGGCGGGCCCGCGTCCGCTGGCCACCAGGCACACGCGCTTGGCTCCCGCCGCGATCGCCCGTTCGGCGTTGCCGGCGGCCTCTTCCGTGCCGATCCAGGAGTACTTCAGGATCTCGGAGGTGGAGCCGAGCCGCTGGGAACAGTAGCCGCAGTCCTCCGGGCACAGGCCGCTCTTCATGTTGACCAGGTGGTTCAGCTTCACCCGCCGGCCGAAGAACCGGCGGCGTACGCGGGAGGCGGCCCCGACCACCTCGAGGATGTCGTCGTCATCGGTCTCCAGGACCGCGAGAGCCTCCTCGCGGGTCGGCGGTCGCCGCAGCAACGCCTTGGCCGACAACGACCCGAGCAGCTCTTCCACACCAGACTCCGTCATGGAGACCATCGTGCGGAACGGCCGGCGGACTGCACAAGGATCACCGCGACAAGATCACTCGCAGGCACTTTGTACGCCGGCGAGGATGGAAGGCGGGCGCGCGCCGTGGGTGTCTCAGCCGTCGATGGCGTAGCGCATGGCACGGAACTTGCTCTGCGCCTCGGCCAGCTCGGCGGCCGGGTCGGAGCCGGCGACGATGCCGCCGCCGGCGTACAGGCGGGCGCGGGCGCCCTCGATCTGGGCGCAGCGCAGCGCGATGCCCCACTCGCCGTCGCCGCGTGCGTCGATCCAGCCGACCGGTCCGGCGTAGCGGCCGCGTTCCATCGTCTCGAGTTCGCGGATCAGGTCCAGGGCGCTGTCGGTCGGGGTGCCGCCGACCGCGGGCGTGGGGTGCAGGGCGGCCACGACGTCCAGTACGGAGCGTTCTTCGGCCAGGCGGCCGCGTACGGGCGTGGCCAGGTGGATGACGTTGGACAGGCGCAGCAGCTCGGGCTCGTCGGGCATGGTCAGCTCGTGGCACAGCGGCGCGAGCGCGTCACGGACCATGTCGGCGGCGTAGGAGTGCTCCTCGCGGTCCTTGGCCGAGGCGAACAGGGTCGTGGCCAGGGATTCGTCGGCGGAGTCACGGGCGATGGTGCCGGCCAGGACGAGGGACTCGACCTCGCCGCCCATGCGGCGTACGAGCAGCTCGGGGGTCGCGCCGACCAGCCCGGCGCAGGCGAAGGTGTAGCAGGAGGGGAAGCGGTCCGCGAGGCGGCGCAGCAGGACGCGCGTGTCGATGGGCGCGTCGGCGGTCGCGAGCAGGTCCTGGGCGAGTACGACCTTGGACAGGTGCCCCGCGCGGATGCGTTCGACGGCGGCGGCCACGGCGCGCATGTGGTGCGGCGCGTCGACCTCGCCGTCGGACCAGCGGATGCCGGAGGGGGCGACCGGGCGGCGCAGCAGCGCCAGCGACTCGGAGTGCTCGCCGATCGTGGTGTACCAGGAGCGGCCGTCGCGGTGTCCCAGGACGACACGCGGCACGATGAGGACCGACTCGCCGGCCTTGGCGTCGAAGGAGAAGCTGCCGAAGGCGACGGGCCCTGAGCCGGGGACGCCCAGCGGGTCCTCGACGGTGGCGGTGCCCAGAACCGAGGCGAGCCATTCGCGGGCGCGGACGAAGCGGTCCTCGCCGCCGGGCAGGACGAGGCGTGCGGCCTCGCCCCAGCCGACGAGGCCCTCGCCGTGCCGGACCCAGGCCAGCGCCTCGGAGTGCGGAAGGCGCGCCACCAGGTCCTCGGGCGCGGAGACGGCGGTGGTCCGGACGACGAGCCGGTCGGAAACTCCCACAGCGACGTTCACAACGAACCACTGTACGGGAAAATTGAACCTGTTCAAACAGGGGGGCCGGTTGCGCCTGGCGGGGCCGGAGTTGCCTTTCCGACCTGCGCTGATACCGCCGTTCTCCGGATCCTAGCGTGCGTTCGGGCGACAGGCCCGGCAGGTCGTGACATATCCACTTGTTCGTGGAACTCTCTAGATATATCGTTAACGTATCTAGAGAGTCGTCAGAGGAGTGGACAATGGACAGCTGGCCACCGGGCCCCCCGGATCTCGCCGCGTTCTTCGCCATGGGCGGGCCGCCTCAACGCCCCGGGCCGCCGGGTCCGTACGGGGAAGGCCCGCCCCCACGGCCCGGCCCGCCCACCTTCTTCAGGCTGGGTCCCCCGCCGGCCGGCGCGGCGCCGAAGGTCAAGAAGGGCGACGTGCGCGCGGCCGCCCTGGCGCTGCTCACCGAGGGCCCGCGCAACGGCTACCAGATCATCCAGGAGATCAGCGAGCGCAGCCACGGGATCTGGCGACCCAGCCCCGGCTCGGTCTATCCGGCGTTGCAGCAGCTGGAGGACGAAGGGCTGGTACGGGCCGAGGAGGACGGCGGGCGCCGTACGTACCGGCTGACCGATCAGGGCCGCGCCCACGTGGCCGACAACCGTGAGGCGCTCGCCGAGCCCTGGGCGGCGGTGGCCGGTTCGGTCACCGAGGAGATGGTCGACCTGCAGACGCTGTTCGGGCAGGTCGGCATGGCGCTGCGGCAGGTCGCCGAGGCGGGCACGCACGCCCAGCACGAGCACGCGCGGCGCATCCTGGCCGAGACACGGCGCTCGCTGTACCGGCTGCTCGCCGAAGATCCTGAGGGGGACGATTGACCACGCCGAACGGGGGCCCGGCCGTCGCGGTCGAGGGCCTGTCGAAGAGGTACGGCGACCTGGAGGCCGTGAAGGGGATCGGGTTCGACGTGCCGCCGGGGGAGGTCTTCGGCTTCCTCGGGCCCAACGGCGCCGGCAAGACCACCACGATCGGGATGCTGTGCACGCTGGTCCGCCCGACCGGCGGCGCCGCGCGCGTGGCCGGGCACGACATCGTGGCCGAGCGCGACGAGGTACGGCGCAACATCGGCCTGGTCTTCCAGGACCCGACGCTGGACGCGTACCTGACCGCCGAGCAGAACCTGCGCTTCCACGGCGAGCTGTACGGCCTGCCGAAAGACGTGATGAACGAGCGGATCGCCCTGGTCCTGGACATGGTCGACCTGACCGACCGCAAGGACGGCAAGGTCGAGACGTTCTCCGGCGGCATGAAGCGGCGGCTGGAGATCGCGCGCGGCCTGCTGCACTCCCCGCGGGTGCTGTTCCTGGACGAGCCGACCGTCGGCCTGGACCCCCAGACCCGCTCGGCGATCTGGGGCTACATCAACCAGCTCAAGGACACCGAGGACATCACGATCTTCCTCACCACGCACTACATGGAAGAGGCCGAGTACTGCGACCGCATCGCGATCATCGACCACGGCGAGATCGTCGTCCTGGACACGCCGGAAAAGCTCAAGGCGAGCGTCGGCAAGGACCGGGTGCAGATCGTGACCGGTGACGACGAGGCCGCGATCGCCGCGCTGAAGGACCGCTTCGGCATCGACGCGGGCGTACACGAGGGCGCGGTCACCTTCGCGGTCTCCTCCGGTGAGGAGTTCGTGCCGCGATTGTTCTCCGAGCTCGGGGTGGCGATCCGCTCGGTGCACGTCGCCCGGCCCTCACTCGATGACGTGTTCCTGAACTACGCCGGCACCACGATCCGCGACGCCGAGGGGGGCTCCAACGAATGGGCCCGCCGGATGATGAGGAGATGAGCGATGGCGACCGATCTGCAACCCGTCATCGAGACCGCCCCGGTCCGCGTCGCGCGGCACACCCTGGGCCACGACCTCGGGGCGATCAAGATCGTCCTGCACCGTGAGCTGCTGCGCTTCTTCTACGACCGCACCAGGATGATCTCCCAGCTGGTCCAGCCGGTGTTGTACCTGCTCGTCCTGGGCACCGGCCTGGGGTCGCTGGTGTCGGGCGGCGGGAACGTGAACCTGAAGACGTTCATCTTCCCCGGCGTCATCGCGATGTCGGTGCTGTTCACCGGGATGTTCTCGGCCGGCTCGATCGTGTGGGACCGGGAGTTCGGGTTCTTGCGGGAGATGCTCGTCGCGCCGGTCAGCCGCACCTCGATCGTGGTCGGCAAGGTCCTCGGCGGCGCGGTCGTCGCCACGGCCCAGGGCGTGGTGATCCTCGCGCTGGCCGGTCTGGCCGGAGTGCCCTACGACCCGGTCATGCTCGTCCTGCTGGTGTTCCTGATGTTCGTCGGGGCGTTCACGATCACGGCGTTCGGGGTGGTGCTCGCCGCGCGGATCAAGAGGATGCAGTCCTTCTTCGGCGTCATGCAGATGGCGATGATGCCGATGATGTTCCTGTCCGGCGCGCTGTTCCCGCTGTCGGGCCTGCCGGGCTGGCTGAGCCTCCTGACCCGGATCAACCCGCTGACCTACGCGGTGGACCCGCTGCGCCACGTGGTGTTCACGCACATCCACGCGAGCGCGCGGCTCAAGGCGAGGTTCAACCCCGGCGTCACGTGGTTCGGCTGGCACGTGCCGATCCTGCTGGAGGTCGCCCTGGTCATCGTCCTGGGCGCCGGTCTGCTCGCCGTGGCGATCGCGCAGTTCCGCCGTACCGACTGAGCGGTCAGCCCGGGTGGATCACGGTCACGCCGGTGGACGGGGCGGTGCCCATCGCCGCCAGCGCCGCCGGGGCCTGGTCGAGGCCGATGGTCCGGGTGATGAGCCGGTCCGGCCGCAGAGTCCCGGCGACGACCAGGTCCATCATCGGGCGGTACGCGTGGGCGGGCATGCCGTGGCTGCCGAGCACGGCCAGCTCGAAGGCGATGACCCGGCCCATCGGCAGGCCGGTCAGCTCCTCCGGCAGCAGGCCGACCTGGACGTGCCGGCCGCGGCGGCGCAGGCACGCGATGGAGTCGGCGCAGGTCGGCGCGCTGCCGAGGGCGTCGAGGGAGACGTGCGCGCCTCCTCCGGTGATCTCGAGGATCGCCTCGGGGACACCGTCGGGTCCCCTCACGGTGGCCGATGCCCCGGACGCGCGGGCCAGCTCCAGGGCGCCGGGGGACAGGTCGACCGCCACGACGCGTGCGCCGGCCGCAGCCGCGATCATCACCGCGGACAGGCCGACGCCGCCGCAGCCGTGCACGGCCACCCACTCGCCCGGCGCGACCCGGCCGTGCGCGGTGACGGCGCGGAACGCGGTGGCGAAGCGGCAGCCGAGCGCGGCCGCCGCCGCGAAGTCCATCTCCCCGGGCAGCGCCACCAGGTTGACGTCGGCGTTCTCGATCGCGACGTACTCGGCGAACGACCCCCAGTGCGTGAACCCGGGCTGGGTCTGGCGCTCACAGACCTGCTGGTCACCGGCGGCGCAGGCCGCGCATCGCCCGCACGCGCAGACGAACGGGACCGTCACCCGGTCCCCGGCACGCCACGCGGCGACGCCCGGTCCTGTCGCCTCGATCACCCCGGCCAGCTCGTGCCCGGGAACGTGTGGCAGCGTGATGTCGGCGTCGTGCCCCATCCAGCCGTGCCAGTCGCTGCGGCACAGGCCGGTCGCGCCGACCCGGATCACCACCCCGCCCGGCGGCGGGACCGGATCGGGCACCTCACGTAGCCGCGGCTCACGCCCGAACGCCTCATAGACCACCGCTCGCACCCGGCCGCTCCTCCCGTGTCCGGGCGTCACCGTACCCGGGTCAGGTGTAGTAGCCCTCGACCGGGACGCGCGCCTCCTCGTACAGGGCCGGGCCCTCCTGGGCTACGCCGGGCCATCCGGGGCCGGGTTTGAGGCCGGTGAGCTGCTCGTTGGACAGGGCGAACACGACGCGCCCCAGGCCGGAGCGTTCGATGGCGCCCGCGCACATCTGACACGGCTGGCAGCTGGTGAACATCGTGGTGGCGGCCGCGGTGGCGGGGTCGAGCTCGCGGGCCGCCCACCGTGCCAGTTTCAGCTCGGGGTGCGCGCTGATGTCGGCGTCGGTGATGGTCGTGTTGCGTTCCTCGGCGAGGACGCCGCCGTCCGGTCCGGCCAGCAGCGACCCGAAAGGCGGGTTGCCGCCCGCGCGCGCCGCGGCGGCCAGCTCGATGGCCCTGCGAAGGAGGGCCCGCTCGTCGGTCGTCATGATCACTCCGATTTCGTGGGGAGGGCGGCGGCGACGGCCGCCAGCGCCCGCCATGCCTGCCGCGGGTGGTGGGTCTCTTCGGGGTCACCGCCGAAGGGGTCGAGGACGACGGTGCCGGCGCCGAGCCGCCTCAGCCGGTCGATGTCGTCGAGGATCTGCTCGATCGTGCCCTGGCCGGCGAGCCGGCCGGGGTCCTCGATGGGTGAGGGGGACAGCCTCAGGGCGATGCGCGGCGCCAGGCCCGGCACCGGCCGTCCCTGCGCGTCCGCGGCGGCCTCGAGCCGCTCCAGCGCGTCCCGCAGCCAGGGGAGGGTGAACCGCAGCGGGTGCCACGCCTCGCCGAACCGCACCGCCCGGCGCAGGCCCGCGTCGCTGTTGCCGCCGACCCAGATCGGTATCGGCCCGTGGCCGTAGTCCGCCTCGTCCTCCCAGGCCGCGCGCATGGCCCGCAGGGCCTCGTCGGTCAGTTCGCCGCGCCGGCCGAACGGGACGCCGAGCGCCGCGAACTCCTGCCGGGCCCAGCCGACGCCCACCCCCAGGACGAGCCGCCCGCCGCTGAGCTGGTGGAGGTTGGCGGCCATCCGTGCCATCAGCAGCGGATGCCGGTACGGCAGGATGAGCACCGTCGTCCCGAGCCGGACCCGGTGGGTGATGCCGGCCAGCCAGGACAGTGTCGTGAACGGCTCATAGAACGGCGCGGGGTACTGCCTCGCGACGTCGGGCGTGACCGCGAGGTGGTCGGAGACCATCAGCAGGTCGAACCCCAGGCCCTCGACGGTCTGCGCCCAGTCGCGCAGCATGCCGGGGTCGGTGCCGGGCCCGAAGTTGGGGACGTTGACGCCTGTTCGCATCGCCTCAGGCTATCCAGGCGCTCCCGGCCGCCGGAAGGGATTCCTCCCCGCGTACGGGCTGTCCCGCCGTGGATCCGCCGGTATATTCGCCGGATGGCCGAGACTCTTGACGCGACCGACTGGGCGATCCTGGCCGAGGTCCAGCGGGACGGGCGCGTCCCGCTGACCGAGCTCGGCCGGCGGGTGAACCTCAGCGCGTCCGCGACGACCGAGCGGCTGCGGCGGCTGGAGTCGGCCGGGGTCATCACCGGCTACCGGGCCGAGGTGGACCTGGGCCGGGCCGGGTTCCCGGTGCTCGCGGTCGTCCGCCTGAAGTATCCCGGCAGCCACCACCAGCCCCTGCACCGGCTGCTCGGCGAACGGCCGGAGATCCTGGAGTGCCTGCGGACCACCGGCGATGACTGTTACACGCTCAAGGTCGCCGCGGAGTCCATGGGTCACCTGGAGAAGGTCATCGACGAGCTGGCCCAGTTCGGGAGCACCACCACCAACATCGTCTACAGCCAGACCCTGCCCTTCCGCGGCCCCCAGGCGCCCGCCGGGACCTGAGGCCCCGCCGCCGGGAGACGCGTGCCTGCCGGGCCGGACGCGGGCCGGGGCGCTACGGTCGGATGTGTGCGATTCGCCATCTCGATCCCGCAGCTCATCGCCGACGGCGCCTTCGACCCCGCGGCCTTCCGCCACCACCTCGCGCGCGCCGAGGCGCTCGGCTTCGAAAGCGCCTGGACACAGGAACAGGTCCTGGGCGCGGCCCCCACTCTGGGGCCGATCGAGACCCTGACGTACGCGGCCGCGTGCACGGAGCGGCTGCGGCTGGGCTGCGCGGTGTTCGTCACTCCGCTGCACGTCCCGGTCCACCTGGCCAAGAGCGTCGCCACGCTGGACCAGCTCAGCCGTGGCCGCCTCGAGATCGGGGTGGGGACCGGAGGGCGCGGCCGGATGTTCTCCGCGTTCGGCGTCGGCCCCGGCGGCCTGGTCGCCCGGTTCAACGAAGGACTGCGGCTGATGAAGGCGTGCTGGACCGAGCCCCGCATCACCTTCGAGGGCCGCTTCTGGCAGCTCGAGGACGCGGCGATGGAACCCAAACCGTTCCAGAAGCCCTACCCGCCGCTGTGGTTCGGCGGCAACCACCCGGACGCCCTGCGCCGGGCCGTGCGGCACGGCGACGGATTCTTCGGCGCCGGGTCCACCGAGACCGGGCGGTTCGCCGAGCAGGTGCGGCTCGTACGGGAGGCGCTCGCCGAGGAGGGCCGCGACCCCGGCGGCTTCGGCATCGCCAAGCGCGTCTACATCGCCGTCGACGACGACGGGGCACGCGCCCGGCGCGACATCGACGCCGCGCTCGAACGGCTCTACGGCAGGACGGGCCTGGCCCCGGTCGCGGTCGCCGGCACACCGGAGGCGTGTGCGCGAGGACTGCGGGAGGTCGCCGACGCGGGCGCGCAGATGATCCTGCTCAACCCGCTGTCCGAGGAGACCACGCAGATGGAGCGGCTGGCCGCCGACGTCCTGCCCCGGCTGTCCTGAGCCGGGCGTACGCACTGGTGGCTTCGGTCGGGTGATCACAGTGCGGCGACGGCCGGAACACCGACTTACTCCGACACCTGCCCGACCTGGACTATATGCCTTGACGGGTATATATCTGCCGGGCTATGTTCGCGGGCGTGGCAACGACATTCGACGTACTCGCCGAGCCGGCCCGGCGGCGGATCCTGGATCTGCTGCTGGAACGCCCCCGGCCGGTGGCGGAGCTGACCGAGGCCCTGGGCCTCACCCAGCCCGGCACCTCCAAGCACCTGCGAGTGCTACGCGAGGCCGGGCTGGTCCGCGTACGCGCCGAGGCGCAGCGGCGCTGGTACGAGCTGCGGCCCGAGCCGCTGGCCGAGATCGACGCGTGGCTGCGGCCCTACCGGCGGCTGTGGTCGGACGCGCTCGACGCCCTCGAACACCACCTGGACACCATGCCCGGCACGGCGCCGGACCGTACGGAGGACTCGTGAACGGAAGCCTGCACACCGTCGGCGGACGCAACGTCCTGAGGTTCGAACGCCGACTCGCGCATCCGGTCGAGAAGGTCTGGCGGGCGATCACGGACCCGGCCGAGATGGCGCACTGGTTCCCGGCCATCGTCGAGATGGACTTCCGCGTCGGCGGGAGGATCACCTTCGCCTTTCCCGGCGCCGAGATGGACGCCGCCGAGGGGTCGATCACCGAGCTCGATCCGCCGCGCGTCTTCGCCTTCAGCTGGAACGGCGACCCGCTGCGCATGGAGCTGCGCCCGGACGGGGAGGGCAGCGTGCTGACCTTCACCCACACCTTCGAGGACCGCCCGATGGCCGGCAGCTTCGCGACCGGCTGGGAGACCTGCCTCGGGGCGCTGGAGAAGATCCTGTCCGGCCCGGCCACGGAAGGGATGCTCAGGCCCGAGCGGTACGCCGAGCGGCACGACGCCTACGTGGCGGCGTTCGGGCTCGGCGAGGGGACCGTGGCCGATGACGAGCAGGGCTTCACGGTCCGGTTCGAACGGATGATCCCCCACCCGGTGGAGGACGTATGGCCCGCGCTCGCGGGCGCGGGGGAGTCCGGCGGGCCCTCGGTGGGCGGGCCGCCGCCGGTGAGAGCCACCAACGGGTACGTCTCGGCGGGCGTGCTGACCGCGGTCGAGCCGGGGGCCGTCCTGGACTACGGATGGCTCGACGGCGGTGAGCCGGCCGGCCGGGTCCGCTGGGAGCTGACCGGCGGCCATCCCGCCGGCACCCGTGTCGTGCTCACCCAGAGCGGACCGGCACGGCTCGCCGATCAGCGCGCGACCGCGCTCGCCGCCTGGCACACCCACCTGGAGGTGTTCGCCGACCACCTGCGCGGCATCGACCACTGCCCGTGGCCCAAGGCGCGAACCGAGGAGCTCAGGGAGCACTACGCCGAGACGATCGCCAGGTAGACCACGTCGGGTTCGCCCCGGGCGACCTGGACCGGATGCGCCGTGACGCCGGTGAACCGCTCCCGCAGCCGCGCCTCGAAGGCGGGCGCGGCGCCGGCGCTCCAGACGGCCAGGACGCCACCGGGGCGCAGGCGCCCGGCCAGCAGGTCCAGGCCCGCCGGCGCGTACAGGGCGGCGTTGCCGTCGGTGACCGTCCACTCGGGGCCGTTGTCGATGTCCAGGCACAGCACGTCATAGGCGCCGGGCGTCGCGGACAGCCATTCGAGCAGGTCGGTGCGTTCGATCCGCACCCGGGGATCGGCGAGGGCACCGCCGGAGAAGGGGCGCAGGTGCGTGGCGTGCCAGCCGATGACCGCCGGCTCGCGTTCGACCACGGTCACCGTACGGGTGGTCGGCGAGCGCAGCGCCTCGGCGAGAGAGAAGCCCACTCCGAGGCCGCCGATGAGGACGTCGGCGGGCCGTGCGACGCGCTCCAGCGCGGCGCGGACCAAAAGCCGCTCGGACTCACCGGCGCGGGTGTCCATGAGGAAGACGCCGTTGCTGATGATCTCGAAGTGCCGTCCGTCGCTCCGCAGCACCAGCTCGCCGTTCTCACCGGCGCACCGCTCATAGACCTCCACGTAGCGTGAGCCTAGTGCCGCCGTCACAGCAGGGGCAGCTGCTCGGCGGCCGGCCGCGGGGGAGCCGGCGGGGGAGGGACGATGCGCGGGCGCCGCGGGTTGCGGTGGTCGCCGATGCCGTATTCGTTGGCCAGCTCCGCGACCTTGGCCGAGATGCGCCGCTGGTAGTCCTTTGGCGCGTAGGCGCCACGCCCGTACAGGCGCTCGTACGGGGCCACCAGCTCGGGGCGGGCCTCGCGCAGCCAGTCCATGAACCACTCGCGGGCGCCCGGACGCAGGTGCAACACGATGGCCGACACGGAGGTGGCGCCCGCCTCGGCGATGCGCCGGACCGCCGACTCCAGCTGGCGCGGGGTGTCGCTGAGGTAGGGCACGATCGGCCCCATCAGGACGCCGCAGCCGATGCCGTGCTCGCCGAGCGTCGCGCAGACCTCCAGGCGTTTGAGCGGGCTCGGCGTGCCCGGCTCGATCAGCCGCCACAGCTCCTTGTCCACGAAGCCGACCGACACGGCGGCGCCGACCTCGGTGCGTTCGGCCGCCTCCTCCAGCAAGGGCAGGTCACGCAGGATCAGCGAGCCCTTGGTGAGGATGGAGAAGGGGTTCGCCGCGTCGCGCAGCGCCTCGATGATCCCGGGCATCAGCCGGTAGCGGCCCTCGGCGCGCTGGTAGCAGTCGACGTTGGTGCCCATCGCGATGTGCTCGCCCGCCCACCGGGGCGCGGCCAGCTCGCGGCGGACCAGCTCGGGGGCGTTGACCTTCACCACGATCTGGGAGTCGAAGTCGCGGCCCGCGTCGAAGTCGAGGTAGGTGTGGGTCTTGCGGGCGAAGCAGTAACGGCACGCGTGGCTGCAGCCGCGATAGGGGTTGATCGTCCAGGTGAAGGGCACGCGGGAGGCGCCGGGCACCTTGTTGATGATCGACTTGGCCCGTATCTCGTGGAAGGTGATCCCGCGGAACTCCGGGGTGTCGACCGTGACCGGCTGCCCGAACAGGCCCGGTTCCTGACCATCGAGTGACAACGCGTCCCAACGCATTCCCTCATGGTAGAACATGTGTTCGATCACCTTGCGGTGAACCCTCCGCGGGCGTGCCCCGTATGCCTCCAGGAGAGATCAGCCCGTACCCGGAAGGCCGCGCGATGACCACACTGCCGAAGACCGTCAGCACGCCGTTGCTCCGCACCGACTTCTCCGACGAGACGGCGTGGGAGGCCCTCCTCGCGGCGATCGCGACGCCGAACGAGGACGGGTTCATGGCGTACGTGGACTCCGTCGAGGACCCCGCGCACCGTGACCTGACCCTCGAGCAGGTCCTCGCGCTGGTGCCGGCAGAGTGCGAGCATCCGATCCTCATCGTGGCGGACCACGTCGCCCTCACCTCGCCGGAGATGCCGCTGCTGGTCATCGACCTGTGGGACGAGCGCGGGCGCGTGCTCCGCGTCGTCGTCGAGGAGCTGTCGAGTATCGAGAACAACCTGTCGATCTCCAACATGGACTTCGACGACTTCACCGCGGCCGCCGACGAGCACGGCGTCTTCCGCGGATTCTGACCCT
Above is a genomic segment from Actinoallomurus bryophytorum containing:
- a CDS encoding zinc-binding dehydrogenase, yielding MRAVVYEAFGREPRLREVPDPVPPPGGVVIRVGATGLCRSDWHGWMGHDADITLPHVPGHELAGVIEATGPGVAAWRAGDRVTVPFVCACGRCAACAAGDQQVCERQTQPGFTHWGSFAEYVAIENADVNLVALPGEMDFAAAAALGCRFATAFRAVTAHGRVAPGEWVAVHGCGGVGLSAVMIAAAAGARVVAVDLSPGALELARASGASATVRGPDGVPEAILEITGGGAHVSLDALGSAPTCADSIACLRRRGRHVQVGLLPEELTGLPMGRVIAFELAVLGSHGMPAHAYRPMMDLVVAGTLRPDRLITRTIGLDQAPAALAAMGTAPSTGVTVIHPG
- a CDS encoding nucleoside deaminase, yielding MTTDERALLRRAIELAAAARAGGNPPFGSLLAGPDGGVLAEERNTTITDADISAHPELKLARWAARELDPATAAATTMFTSCQPCQMCAGAIERSGLGRVVFALSNEQLTGLKPGPGWPGVAQEGPALYEEARVPVEGYYT
- a CDS encoding LLM class flavin-dependent oxidoreductase, coding for MRTGVNVPNFGPGTDPGMLRDWAQTVEGLGFDLLMVSDHLAVTPDVARQYPAPFYEPFTTLSWLAGITHRVRLGTTVLILPYRHPLLMARMAANLHQLSGGRLVLGVGVGWARQEFAALGVPFGRRGELTDEALRAMRAAWEDEADYGHGPIPIWVGGNSDAGLRRAVRFGEAWHPLRFTLPWLRDALERLEAAADAQGRPVPGLAPRIALRLSPSPIEDPGRLAGQGTIEQILDDIDRLRRLGAGTVVLDPFGGDPEETHHPRQAWRALAAVAAALPTKSE
- a CDS encoding Lrp/AsnC family transcriptional regulator is translated as MAETLDATDWAILAEVQRDGRVPLTELGRRVNLSASATTERLRRLESAGVITGYRAEVDLGRAGFPVLAVVRLKYPGSHHQPLHRLLGERPEILECLRTTGDDCYTLKVAAESMGHLEKVIDELAQFGSTTTNIVYSQTLPFRGPQAPAGT
- a CDS encoding LLM class flavin-dependent oxidoreductase produces the protein MRFAISIPQLIADGAFDPAAFRHHLARAEALGFESAWTQEQVLGAAPTLGPIETLTYAAACTERLRLGCAVFVTPLHVPVHLAKSVATLDQLSRGRLEIGVGTGGRGRMFSAFGVGPGGLVARFNEGLRLMKACWTEPRITFEGRFWQLEDAAMEPKPFQKPYPPLWFGGNHPDALRRAVRHGDGFFGAGSTETGRFAEQVRLVREALAEEGRDPGGFGIAKRVYIAVDDDGARARRDIDAALERLYGRTGLAPVAVAGTPEACARGLREVADAGAQMILLNPLSEETTQMERLAADVLPRLS
- a CDS encoding ArsR/SmtB family transcription factor — protein: MATTFDVLAEPARRRILDLLLERPRPVAELTEALGLTQPGTSKHLRVLREAGLVRVRAEAQRRWYELRPEPLAEIDAWLRPYRRLWSDALDALEHHLDTMPGTAPDRTEDS
- a CDS encoding SRPBCC family protein; amino-acid sequence: MNGSLHTVGGRNVLRFERRLAHPVEKVWRAITDPAEMAHWFPAIVEMDFRVGGRITFAFPGAEMDAAEGSITELDPPRVFAFSWNGDPLRMELRPDGEGSVLTFTHTFEDRPMAGSFATGWETCLGALEKILSGPATEGMLRPERYAERHDAYVAAFGLGEGTVADDEQGFTVRFERMIPHPVEDVWPALAGAGESGGPSVGGPPPVRATNGYVSAGVLTAVEPGAVLDYGWLDGGEPAGRVRWELTGGHPAGTRVVLTQSGPARLADQRATALAAWHTHLEVFADHLRGIDHCPWPKARTEELREHYAETIAR
- a CDS encoding spermidine synthase; this encodes MEVYERCAGENGELVLRSDGRHFEIISNGVFLMDTRAGESERLLVRAALERVARPADVLIGGLGVGFSLAEALRSPTTRTVTVVEREPAVIGWHATHLRPFSGGALADPRVRIERTDLLEWLSATPGAYDVLCLDIDNGPEWTVTDGNAALYAPAGLDLLAGRLRPGGVLAVWSAGAAPAFEARLRERFTGVTAHPVQVARGEPDVVYLAIVSA